A window of the Myxocyprinus asiaticus isolate MX2 ecotype Aquarium Trade chromosome 11, UBuf_Myxa_2, whole genome shotgun sequence genome harbors these coding sequences:
- the LOC127448278 gene encoding uncharacterized protein LOC127448278 has product MDLAAMFTQLSRADLPIREYSRFFCAIASFTGFEDSHLKAIYRIGLTYYWWRELPEMGDYTWREYVRLTQDTLESEDPPLPMLTPASVVSKPATANKPAPMPANAHACHGQRANAHSCHGQRARSLIHPRACVASLIHPRACVASLIRPRACVASLIRPRASVASLIRYSSSSSTHSPRDYSSSGSAHSPRDYSSCGPASPPETILPAALPNPPETPPTAAPLSDPVPVLPGLLTLSRPCGRLTGLLTQSPP; this is encoded by the coding sequence atggatctagcagccatGTTCACTCAATTGAGCCGGGCGGATTTACCCATTAGGGAATACTCCCGTTTCTTCTGCGCCATTGCCAGCTTCACAGGTTTTGAGGACTCCCATCTCAAGGCAATATACCGAATAGGTTTAACCTATTATtggtggagggaattgcctgagATGGGAGACTACACATGGAGGGAATATGTGAGGTTAACCCAGGACACTCTGGAAtctgaggatcctcctctccctatGCTGACCCCGGCTTCAGTGGTCTCAaagcctgccacagccaacaagccagcacccatgcctgccaacgcccacgcctgccacggccaacgagccaatgcccactcctgccacggccaacgagctagaagcctcatccatcccagagcctgcgttgccagcctcatccatcccagagcctgcgttgccagcctcatccgtcccagagcctgcgttgccagcctcatccgtcccagagccagtgttgccagcctcatccgctattcctccagcagctccacccactcccccagagactattcctccagcggctccgcccactcccccagagactattcctcctgcggcccCGCCTCTCCTCCAGAGACCATTCTTCCTGCGGCTCTGCCCaatcccccagagactcctcctacagcggctccgcTGTCTGACCCTGTTCCtgtcctcccaggcctcctgaccctgtctcggccctgcggccgcctcacAGGACTCCTGACGCAGTcaccaccttga